The nucleotide window TAATTCCGTAAGAGGGCACTTTGAAGGTACTCTTCCTAAcggcctcttcctttttatccttagtagttttattaataaatatagtgtATTATTCttaggtaaatttaatttagactTCGGGGacgaaaaatactatatttaaaacgttaattaatatagccgtTTTACTAACCTTATACAATAatcgtataattatacttacccGAATTCCTTTAAGgataaatactaattcttcgaattaatttaaaaatagtataattttacgAATCTTACTATCTATAGTAACGTCTAGCAAATAAGGGTATTGCGTATAAAAATTGTAAGCGGGACGTTCACCtagactatactaattattaaactaggcattgtattttactaagataattcctaattacccttctaataatagaatattaaatttaataaagacttCGGTAATAAaaacatcctcctccgctttaattcttttaaaatagattttaCCTTAGacttttatactaaagaccaatttaaaagaatatagagCAGTATTAAAGTCTAACTTCGTACTATAGTAGCGAAGGAAGTCTATTCCTAGTAGTATATTCGGGCccagtttattaataattaaggcgGATATTTAGAAGTgtctattaactttaatactattaacctttccttctatatagaaattaaattcaataaccgtattaataataatcttcgaattaataccttttataacGCTAGGCGgtactattttatactttatattcaACGAAAATTCTTcaataaatactttacttactactattaataaataacccgaattaaaatatatagtaataataggtatattaagaTTGgacttaatattaacctataaatataatataactttctataaatttatttccttATTCTTAAGAGTAATATCCGGAATTACCTTAATAGTTTATCCTTCGGTAAAAGTAAGTAGCGTATATTAGCTTTTATACTAAACTTCCGACAAGTCGGGCTTCCGTCCATCTACTAACATTAATAAACTTACTTAAACATCCGCTTTCCTTAACATTTTAACCCAGTTAAGCGGCTTTTAACCATTCGCAATAGAGGTTactcgattattaaatacagGATCGGACGACCTATAAGAAGTTTAGGCCttctctaaatatttaagaattattgtaaatttagCATCggataataaatttaataataggggtCGTATAGACCTATTggaattaatacttctaataggaACCGCATTAAAAATAACCGCCGGttcgttaattattatacataaaaggatataaaataacaAAATACTAGGAGAcaaaaatttattaagggcTAGATGGCCGGTAAAATAGGTagaaggtttattattatatttaacttcggaaatatctattataaactcttttacttcttctttgaaatccctaataaaataataacctttactCTACAAATTATAGActttattatctatattagaatcgTCCGCAAAAATTATTGCagtagaagtataaatataatagccgtCCCGTAAAACCTAATAGCGTTCAAATCTTTTACCCTAGCAGCGCTagcgattattattattacccaattaattaatattatacttatcgaacttattactaaaattcctatatcctttattaaaatacaattttctacttaatttaccgttaaacctattattataaaataagaagtTTTTCTAAAAAggtttactactattacaatttccctaaaatctaatataaatattagaattattatcctcgttattagaactattagtaataaaataaactattcgtttactctttaaagaattaaggAATAAGCGGTATATTAGAATagccttctatttaattctactaatatattcgttaaaattaatattctattccGGAGGGAcgtatatagtttatattattgGGTATAAGCTATTCTATAACCGAGTATATAGTTGGAAGTCCGAAGCATCTCCCTAAAGGCgaatatacctaaataacTAAATCGAGTAGTCGTAAAGCGCTTatgtattaattttatacaattctacaataaatttattcgtaTCTAACTATTTCTACGCTTTATAAAGCTTAAtaccgaatataatacttagcgtataaagaattttattaaaactattacaaAGGTTATTACATTCTTTTTTAGAGAGGGTaaaactctattaatataatactatactgtaaaatagttaattaaaattattaacgaGAATTTAGCGtttttctaaataattttttaaatatcctttaattatattattaaatccgtagaaggtagtataaatattaatcttactatcctaataaatacttttctttattttattaggttctatattagggaagTATATTCCaatatctaatattttaaaaggtTCTTccttaactatttaataactattagtattagccCTAGAGACGGATTTAgtaaaaatttaattccaATTTTCCACATCTtcaatacaattatataaatcctcAAACATCTCGCAAAACGCTGTATTATCCATTATTATACTATCGCTATTAgtcttaattaatagaatagaaatattagatCTAACATTAAAGCGTATAGcttgtaaattattaatagaataaatattttaacgaaaagttaaatatataaaaggagtAGGAGCCTTCGGAATAACTAATAGAAGATAATTACCGttacttagtattataggcagcaatccttattatttaatttatttctcGCTTACTAGAATCCAATCTATTAATTCTTCAAAGTTTATTCTCAAAGCTTATCTAGAAACATTGCAGCCCATAACCGGAATTAGCATATACTTACGAAGATAAACgggaagttaattaatattatcaaATAGgggttactaattaatatagttaatataaagatttttcatttaattagctaaactaatagtattatacaaatttctaatattaattataaccaTTTCGTTAATTAGGCCGACGAAACTATTAGaacgctaattataataaataatagggtttttatacaattaaaCGGCGGTATATTTTGCAGCAGCGGGCGCTAGGAGACCGAAACCGGGCTTTAcactattctaaattaaatatatagtattataaaccaATTAGGTAAAGTAAAGTAGAGGATTTAGAaatctacctctagtctttatattatattaggtaaggCGTAcggtattttaatttaaattaataaaatatattagaaagtagtTAGCGAAAATAGTTCTTAAAAGCCAGTTTACTTATTCTTACTACTACTTCTACGCTAAATATAGGAGAATTttagtttatataaaatttccGAAATATTTAGTAGCAAGATTAGCAGCTagttattaagtaatattagtagtaattttaataattaaatttatttgcAAAACTATTAATTCGGTCGGTAAGAggggttattaaattaggcttaattaaatatattatttaataagcgtaggtagtaaggaaggtagtataggaatttatattagattaataaggGCTAGTAcattaattatcctaataatatccaAAAAGGTTACTAGTAAGGAGTATACATTTATATTACCGGTATTAGGGGGAATAAGTACttaggtaataatattaatagtaacgTTATTCGCCTTAATTCgggatataaattatttttagttcttcttctataattataacaatactccttctttaactataaatagccaattttagtatattaggacTAGATAATTGGCGACCAATTAGCGATACCTGCGTAGGACCTATTGAACTTCGTAGTCTACTACATCTAAATTAACAATCCatcctctattataaatatcgttattaatattagcggactaattaggtttaatttcaatatagCTAATTTCTTCGTTTAAATACAgctatactactttaataagtaattcgGCGGCTAGAGGTTAAAAtctttccttatagtaaAGCTACAGCTTATACGTAGTAAATTTAAcgatttaatatactttatatattagacttTCCTCTTAAAGGTCTAAAGCCGTTTGagggtttatttaattaatctttaatattatttaatctaacctttaaattagaataaatagtaataaaatagtaaagaagaggggaCTCCGAggagtaaaagtataaatatttagtttaaaagggtaaaggttgaataataattgtaaaatttaataaattgttattagatttaatatatctcCCCCTtcgacaaaaagaaaagatgtaaagaataataaggtcggtttaaaactaaattgtaggtactatttattacgcgaagatatactttataaataataataatagaaaataataatataagtaattagttGCTAGATAGAGCAATAGTATATAACGATTAACGATagtcttattaaaggaaactGAAGATAAAAGCTATCGCAAGCCTCAACCTGGAACCTCGCACACAACTTCACTAAGTATAAGCaagataaatataaggttagtataatataaattaataatccgtTAACCTTAACAGAGGTTGACGGGACGAGTACTCTTATATAGTAGACTATATACTCTAGCGAGCATCTACTATAACAAGATAGAGCATCCAGGTATCCACCAAGAATGCCCCATAACAAATTATACTTACTCTACTAATAGAATTGGAAATGCCCCTAGAGGAATACTATacctctatactaataataattctacccggcggtaataatattaaaattattaatataatagagattaatattaactaataaataatccttaataacccaatctaataataatccttcgAAAAATAAATCAACTCTTTTTCGGagaatattctaaatattgctagagtaataaataaggctatatttaattataataccaatactaatacttctaatagcGAAGAATCGCCTACaatctaaataatatagcttctcctattataaaattttagtataattaattcctttttttattatatataatatattaattaatttaaaacgctaaagaaaggaagtagaaattatacaaaatataaatagttaagggatataataatattaaaaatagaataaaatataaaacttaattatattatttttttcctatttatttcCCTTTAGAATTTTCTAAACTAATATCTAAGAAGGGCCCGGGGACTTTAAGAATATActgtactaatataattaagggaatGGAACGGcaatatagaaatagtaatattttaagtatttattattttatagagtattttagagatatttttatttaaataatacctCTATTATTAGCACTTAAAACTCATCCTTACTTAATAAGCAACGAAGGGGCGGAATTGggctaaaatatttaataaaaataaattgaaCTCCCGtcaatttataaatatttacttctatatatactaataagaattttCTACACTTTTACTTAGTCGGCTTATTAGTAACTagatattctttaatttataatttacttctatttaatttatataccctaaatatttttaactaTAAGAGAAACATCTCGCTATAcgcctaaatatatatataaacgagaatattgtattatattaaatattaatagaatagtattgcggctctatatatactactaaggtactagctttattataaccAGAcaaatctataatataaaatcgtACGAATAGATACAAAcctaatacctaataaatataaaatactttcaATTACTACAATACGAACTGCCCCTAAAAcatacctatttatattataaagagggATTATAACGTCCctttaagtactaaatacCGTATACCGCCTTATAGGCATAGCGGGCAATagcctaaaatattatattcgcaATTAGTCTATATtaagaaaaataatatattaattaacaatattttattttttgtaaatagttatattaatagaggtatataaattataataataagaaagtataaaagaatatttatattgtataaattaaatagtttgtattataatatatagaatataaaaatagtaaaaagattaattataaaatgtttataaatattaaggtcGGATGTAATAATGTTggagttaataaatatagcttaagagtaataatattaggaatataataaaaagaactttttaataatatttaacggACTTTATACTAGGGTTTATTtcctattacttattatctTAGTTATTAAGGAATAACAATATCCGAATACTTCGGTTGTTAATAaccgtataatatttataatatctatagataataatagaggaagaaagtTTATATAGGCTAGATGTTTATAGGGCGAAGAGATTAAGATCAATTGTATTGTAAAGAGGacttagtatatataatattattaatattatctagatatatattattagataatAAGAAGTGTGCTaagaataaagtaaatagtaaatatattaatattaacgaaaaattcaatatagtagctaataatattatagtctaagacaactattatataaaaatagtaagaTAGAGAAATTGGGCgtctataatttactagtgTTAGTTAGAGAATACGTAGTAATCGGACGGATATTCCGTTTCCTAAAAACTTTCGTTtgagtatagtattaaagttcgGAGGTTTTgggaatttatatagaaaaacCGTATATAAGCCGGCCAAATTCATTTTAGCGAAACATTTAGATATCGAGTCTGCGAATATCGACCCTGAACTGTACGTAGTAACAATGTTTCATCAAAACAGAGTCTGCGCACGGCCCCCCACCTTACCAGGCCATGTTCAGGATCCCGGGATTCCCTCTAAGGGCGTTCGGCCACTCCCCTCGGGCCCCTTCCCCCGCACAGCAACCCCCTGCAAGCTGCAGTGCCCTTGacaaccccaacccccctacactacctctagaccCCCACGGACGATCTCCCCAACCCGCCAACAACGTCAGtcatctcttcctttccactttgCTGCGTCTTGATCTCGGAAGACGTGATGCTGTGCTTCACCAGTTCTGCAGTGACAACGTTGCTCTCCTCACGGAGTTGGCACGTTAACGAAAGGACCTGGAGTATCTGGAGTTGGGCgggtttcctttttccttttctccctccccctcctcccagtCGTCCCTCTCAATTCGGCCTTCCTAAAACTTCCCGAGCCATTGGCAATAATTCGAGAATCACTCGGTGATTTCAATGTCTCGGTATCAAAATGGTCAGCAGCTGGAAGCTACCTCAACACATATTCCGATTCATCATCATTCAAGCAGAGAAGGGTCTTTgacaaccaacaccaacgacAATGATCCCCGCCTAAAGAAACAGGAAGGCGAAAAGCCCCCGGTGTTGGATACGCATGGAGATGCTCAGTCGTCAGGGATATCATTACCTCAATTCGCCCAGGTAGACGGCGTTGATGAGAGTACATCAACGCTGGATAGATTTCCATGGAAAAGCCGGCTCTCGACACTCTGGCACTGGAAACCCGAAGCGGCTAGGTATGACCCCGACAACCCTCCCAAGTTTACAATATGGATGAACATCCTGTTCGGGTTTGTGAGTGGTGTTCTCCGTGTCAGCCAGTCGAACGTTTCGGATCTCGTCACTAACACCTCCTCTCACCAGGCATCATGCTTCACCGTATCCAACCTGTACTACAACCAAGCCGTGCTAAACAAGATGGCAGAGACTTTCAATGTCACCTTTGAAAAGGCCTCGTCGGTAGCCACGCTGATGCAAGCCGGCTATTGCAGCGGTTTGCTTTTCATCTGTCCGCTTGGCGACATCTTTCCCCGACGGCCATTCATACTTGGGTTGATTGCCTTTACCGCTACCCTGGTACGCCTcccccatcctcctcgtcctttaTCCAACTCTCACTAACATCGTCTGGGTGCAATCAGTGGATTCCCCTCTGCCTAACAAcctcctttccctcctttgccgccatctccttcctctgcgGCGCCACCACCGTCACCCCGCAACTCATGCTCCCCCTAGTCGGCGACCTTGCGCCCCCTGCCCGCCGCGCCTCTTCGCTAGCCGTCATCGTCTCCGGCCTCTCGCTCGGCGTCCTTCTCGCCCGCACCTTGGCCGGCGTGCTAGCCAGCTTTACCTCCTGGCGCAACATCTACTGGTTCGGCTTAGGCGTGCAATGGCTCGTCTTTGCGCTGCTCTACGTCTGGATGCCCGATTACCCCTCCAAAAACCCAGACACAAAGTTCAACTATTTTAAAATGCCGTGGCAGATTGCCCAACTGCTGGCCACCGAGCCGTTGCTGTTACAGGCGGCGCTGGTGGCCTTTCTGCACAGCGGGATTTTCACAAGTTACTGGACGACGTTGAGTTTCCTGCTGAGCAGTCCGCCGTACGAGTACTCGTCGATGGTGATTGGGTTGTTTGGGTTGattggtgtggtggtgattgtgTGCGCGCCGATTTACTCGCGGCTCATAATCGATCGGTTGGTGCCGCTGGTGTCTGCGATCATGGGCCTGGTGGTCGAGACggtgggtgtggtggtgggcacGTCGGTCGGCAGCTTCAACGTCGCAGGTCCCGTGGTGCAGGCTATCATGATTGATTTGGGCGGACAGTTTACGCAGATTGCGATGAGAAGTTCGATTTATGGTATTCAGCCGTTGGCGAGAAACCGGGTCAATACGGCGTATATGGTGGTCAGCTTTGCTGGGCAGTTGACGGGGACGGCGGTGGGGAATAGGCTATATGCCcagggtgggtgggt belongs to Neurospora crassa OR74A linkage group IV, whole genome shotgun sequence and includes:
- a CDS encoding major facilitator family transporter, whose product is MSRYQNGQQLEATSTHIPIHHHSSREGSLTTNTNDNDPRLKKQEGEKPPVLDTHGDAQSSGISLPQFAQVDGVDESTSTLDRFPWKSRLSTLWHWKPEAARYDPDNPPKFTIWMNILFGFASCFTVSNLYYNQAVLNKMAETFNVTFEKASSVATLMQAGYCSGLLFICPLGDIFPRRPFILGLIAFTATLWIPLCLTTSFPSFAAISFLCGATTVTPQLMLPLVGDLAPPARRASSLAVIVSGLSLGVLLARTLAGVLASFTSWRNIYWFGLGVQWLVFALLYVWMPDYPSKNPDTKFNYFKMPWQIAQLLATEPLLLQAALVAFLHSGIFTSYWTTLSFLLSSPPYEYSSMVIGLFGLIGVVVIVCAPIYSRLIIDRLVPLVSAIMGLVVETVGVVVGTSVGSFNVAGPVVQAIMIDLGGQFTQIAMRSSIYGIQPLARNRVNTAYMVVSFAGQLTGTAVGNRLYAQGGWVYSGACGIAFGGFALIICLVRGPREKGWVGWSGGWTCRREDLALKKSEMATEQALEEAGAVGEGGEDVRRDVQSASASNGGNLTSDGKNQQ
- a CDS encoding major facilitator family transporter, variant, encoding MAETFNVTFEKASSVATLMQAGYCSGLLFICPLGDIFPRRPFILGLIAFTATLWIPLCLTTSFPSFAAISFLCGATTVTPQLMLPLVGDLAPPARRASSLAVIVSGLSLGVLLARTLAGVLASFTSWRNIYWFGLGVQWLVFALLYVWMPDYPSKNPDTKFNYFKMPWQIAQLLATEPLLLQAALVAFLHSGIFTSYWTTLSFLLSSPPYEYSSMVIGLFGLIGVVVIVCAPIYSRLIIDRLVPLVSAIMGLVVETVGVVVGTSVGSFNVAGPVVQAIMIDLGGQFTQIAMRSSIYGIQPLARNRVNTAYMVVSFAGQLTGTAVGNRLYAQGGWVYSGACGIAFGGFALIICLVRGPREKGWVGWSGGWTCRREDLALKKSEMATEQALEEAGAVGEGGEDVRRDVQSASASNGGNLTSDGKNQQ